In Desulfosediminicola ganghwensis, a single window of DNA contains:
- a CDS encoding KpsF/GutQ family sugar-phosphate isomerase, with protein sequence MSIAEAQNVLKIEEQGLAAVRERIGSEFIEAVEKILACKTRLVITGIGKSGLIGQKISATLNSTGTPSFFLHPVEALHGDLGMVMKSDVVIAISYSGETAELNGLLNSLKQRGNTIIAMTGGATSTLASYADIVLNIRVPKEACPLGLAPTASTTATLALGDALSVVLLNRRNFQAEDFRFNHPGGSLGQRLKVKVEEVMLKGDEMPVISETELASAAIAILNAKNIGAVLVVGADNLVGGIVTDGDVRRLLAEAADLTGKTAGDIMTRNPLSITGEAMAADALSIMQQHEITVLPVQGEEEKLVGILHLHDLLGKGEFRFLV encoded by the coding sequence ATGTCTATAGCTGAAGCACAAAATGTGCTGAAAATCGAGGAGCAGGGGCTTGCCGCGGTAAGGGAACGGATCGGTTCCGAGTTTATTGAGGCGGTGGAGAAGATTCTCGCCTGCAAGACCAGGCTTGTTATCACCGGAATTGGAAAGTCTGGCCTCATCGGTCAGAAGATTTCAGCTACGCTGAACAGTACAGGCACGCCATCGTTTTTTCTGCACCCGGTAGAGGCATTGCATGGCGATCTCGGCATGGTTATGAAATCGGATGTGGTTATCGCGATCTCGTACTCGGGTGAAACTGCGGAGCTTAATGGTCTGCTCAATTCATTGAAACAGAGAGGCAACACTATTATTGCCATGACGGGTGGTGCCACCTCGACCCTGGCCAGTTATGCCGATATCGTTTTGAATATTCGAGTCCCGAAAGAGGCGTGTCCACTGGGATTGGCGCCAACAGCCAGCACCACCGCAACCCTGGCCCTGGGTGATGCCCTGTCTGTTGTGCTGTTGAACAGAAGAAACTTTCAGGCTGAGGATTTTCGTTTCAACCATCCAGGCGGTAGTCTCGGTCAACGACTTAAAGTCAAAGTTGAAGAGGTGATGCTTAAGGGGGACGAGATGCCGGTCATTTCTGAGACTGAGCTAGCGTCTGCCGCAATTGCTATTTTAAATGCCAAGAATATTGGTGCAGTATTGGTGGTGGGTGCTGACAACCTGGTGGGAGGAATAGTAACAGACGGTGATGTTCGCAGGCTGCTTGCAGAAGCAGCAGATCTTACCGGCAAGACTGCTGGTGATATTATGACAAGAAATCCTTTATCGATAACCGGTGAGGCAATGGCAGCTGATGCTCTGTCTATCATGCAGCAGCATGAGATTACTGTGTTGCCTGTGCAGGGAGAAGAGGAAAAACTGGTGGGTATCCTTCACCTCCACGATTTGCTTGGTAAAGGTGAATTTCGCTTCCTCGTCTGA
- a CDS encoding DUF4388 domain-containing protein: MQLSDKTFTCPVGKEVCLILVRDMTQLLFTLLNEAGKGRKEISPKLHSCSGCTGLIKFRQAEEPVQGIPEGKENIDSRVETVMQEIHGTTVESQFLHSIPPEKLHQVLKSFKEVVVPGNTVLVEQGDKNSNLYLVVTGEFAVETRGEQIATLVAGDIFGEMSYLSPGTAIATVRSLDDAQVLTVPIEDFCEMLESESSVQSYMARLLANRLQQINQARARDFESCMTGKLDEVLPAELFQVFHMHQKTGVLSMNLDSGEARVLFREGCIINATYGDKESQEAIFAILAERSGYYRFITGLSAKEMRAAEIGDFMALLMEGIKRVDEEGKG; this comes from the coding sequence ATGCAACTCAGTGACAAAACCTTCACTTGCCCAGTTGGCAAGGAGGTGTGTCTCATCCTGGTCAGGGATATGACCCAGCTCTTATTCACCTTGCTGAACGAGGCTGGAAAAGGACGTAAAGAAATATCTCCTAAACTACATAGCTGTAGCGGTTGCACCGGGCTGATTAAATTCAGGCAGGCCGAGGAACCGGTACAGGGGATACCAGAGGGAAAAGAAAATATCGATAGCCGTGTTGAGACAGTCATGCAGGAGATTCACGGTACAACCGTTGAGAGTCAATTCCTGCATTCCATCCCGCCTGAAAAACTCCATCAGGTGCTGAAATCCTTCAAGGAAGTTGTTGTTCCGGGTAATACCGTGCTGGTAGAGCAGGGCGACAAAAACTCCAATCTCTATCTCGTGGTAACTGGAGAGTTTGCGGTGGAAACGAGGGGGGAGCAGATAGCAACCCTTGTTGCCGGTGATATTTTCGGCGAGATGAGCTATTTGAGTCCCGGCACGGCAATTGCCACCGTGAGGTCACTGGATGATGCACAGGTCCTTACTGTACCCATAGAGGATTTTTGCGAAATGCTCGAATCTGAATCCTCCGTACAGAGTTATATGGCCCGCCTCTTGGCGAATAGACTACAACAGATCAACCAGGCTCGTGCTCGTGATTTCGAATCGTGCATGACCGGGAAACTCGACGAAGTCCTCCCTGCTGAATTATTCCAGGTGTTTCACATGCACCAGAAAACAGGCGTGCTGTCGATGAATCTTGATAGTGGGGAGGCGCGGGTTTTATTCCGGGAAGGTTGTATTATCAACGCCACGTATGGCGACAAAGAAAGCCAGGAAGCGATTTTTGCAATTCTGGCCGAAAGGAGTGGCTACTATCGCTTCATTACAGGATTGTCAGCCAAAGAGATGCGCGCCGCCGAAATTGGCGATTTCATGGCACTGCTCATGGAAGGTATTAAAAGAGTCGACGAAGAGGGCAAGGGCTGA
- a CDS encoding HAD family hydrolase — protein sequence MLKTIIFDCDGVMFDSQNSNRHYYNSLLTHFGFSEMNEDELHYVHIHSVYDSVKHIFRNYPQQSIEQVHEYRRANSYLPFLKHMDMEPDLLNFLEKTRDNYNLAIATNRSDTMMPLLKEFKLEHYFGKVMTADNSPRPKPAADPLLEIIKHFDCMIDEAIYIGDSTVDEETAKNCGMRLIAFKNDELDADYHVESFTEILKLPVFAD from the coding sequence ATGCTGAAAACTATTATTTTTGACTGCGATGGCGTGATGTTCGACTCACAGAACTCAAACCGCCACTACTATAACTCTCTCCTCACCCACTTCGGATTCTCTGAGATGAACGAGGATGAACTGCACTATGTGCATATCCATAGTGTCTACGACTCGGTTAAACACATTTTCCGCAATTATCCGCAACAGTCCATCGAGCAGGTGCACGAATACCGCAGGGCTAACAGTTATCTGCCTTTCCTGAAACACATGGATATGGAACCTGATCTACTCAACTTCCTGGAAAAGACCCGTGACAACTATAATCTGGCTATTGCCACAAACAGGTCTGATACCATGATGCCCCTCTTAAAGGAATTTAAGCTTGAGCACTATTTCGGTAAGGTGATGACCGCTGACAACTCGCCAAGACCTAAACCGGCTGCAGATCCATTACTCGAAATCATTAAACATTTTGACTGTATGATTGACGAGGCCATTTACATTGGGGATTCTACAGTGGATGAAGAAACTGCAAAGAATTGCGGGATGCGACTGATCGCTTTTAAAAACGATGAATTAGACGCGGACTACCACGTGGAAAGCTTTACGGAAATTCTGAAGCTGCCTGTTTTTGCCGACTAA
- the secD gene encoding protein translocase subunit SecD, producing MNTSLKLKLGLMAMLVVLSVVTIVPSFYSSTPNWWKQYLAPEGLRLGLDLQGGMHLILKVNLDKAQENALEFSANDIKDTLAEESISAVRTPSNDPATVIFTLPNTGAVKQVQALITDDFPDIDARLESKEGTFPRIFLSLKDERISYIKTHAVDQSLEIIRNRIDQFGVAEPVILRQGADEIVIQLPGIRDPERAMKLLGDTAQLEFQMVADSSGLNLRELVNQAVQSGQWQDGEEIGKLNRALSSILPENTSIHFEKSIDPNTKQEVSVPILLENQVLMTGDMVKDAQVRIGGTFNEPYVSLDLTSRGGKLFGHITEQNVNKRMAIVLDNVVRSAPVIREKILGGSAQISGSFSHEEASDLAIVLRVGALPAPVDIIQNMTVGATLGQDSIQRGLSSGVFGAILVLTFMFIYYRLSGIIANFALTLNILLLFTGLAILNATLTLPGIAGIVLSIGMAVDANVLIFERMREEYALGKSVRSSVDSGFGKAFWTIVDSQVTTLITATALFLFGTGPIKGFAVTLSLGIIFNLFTALFFSRLLFDTFNSGKPMKKLRFMQFTKKPNLDFMSLRKFTYVGSGIMVCIGLFAFMQIARGTANLGVDFSGGSLLQYQASQNFTMSEVRSAFDGSNLEGFNLQEVENENRLIVKIKQDEATVANLAESVDVILHENLADKGFVLESQSEIGSSVSAALRNKAIQAILISLVGVIFYLAMRFDIRFGLAAAAATAHDVLVVLAICYLLNVEITLLIVTALLTIAGYSLNDSVVVFDRIRENLKKASEDKLIPIINMSVNEVISRTIVTSLTSAMVLAALFVLGGSVIHDFSFALLTGVLVGTYSSIFIASPLLTLWKREQ from the coding sequence ATGAACACATCACTAAAGCTGAAACTTGGTCTCATGGCCATGTTGGTCGTACTCTCCGTAGTCACGATTGTCCCCTCATTCTATTCTTCCACCCCAAACTGGTGGAAGCAATATCTTGCCCCTGAAGGGCTCAGGCTTGGCCTTGACCTTCAAGGAGGTATGCACCTGATCTTAAAGGTCAATCTTGACAAAGCCCAGGAAAACGCCCTCGAATTTTCAGCCAACGATATCAAGGATACCCTGGCAGAAGAATCAATCAGTGCTGTACGCACACCGTCCAATGACCCTGCAACGGTTATCTTTACCCTGCCCAATACGGGAGCGGTAAAACAGGTTCAGGCCCTCATCACCGATGACTTCCCTGACATTGACGCCCGTCTCGAATCAAAGGAAGGAACCTTTCCCCGCATTTTTCTCAGTTTGAAAGATGAGCGAATTTCCTACATCAAAACCCACGCTGTTGATCAGTCTCTTGAGATCATCAGAAACAGGATTGACCAGTTTGGTGTGGCCGAGCCTGTTATTCTCCGTCAGGGTGCCGATGAGATTGTTATTCAGCTTCCAGGCATACGTGATCCGGAACGCGCCATGAAACTCCTTGGCGACACCGCTCAGCTCGAATTCCAGATGGTTGCAGATTCAAGCGGACTCAATCTCCGTGAGCTGGTGAATCAGGCTGTTCAATCCGGACAGTGGCAAGACGGTGAAGAAATCGGCAAGCTGAATCGTGCACTCAGTTCCATTTTGCCCGAGAACACTTCTATTCACTTTGAAAAATCCATCGACCCCAACACCAAGCAGGAAGTCTCCGTACCTATTCTGCTTGAGAATCAGGTGTTAATGACCGGCGACATGGTTAAAGACGCCCAGGTACGCATAGGCGGCACCTTCAATGAGCCGTACGTCAGCCTTGATCTTACCAGTCGCGGCGGCAAACTCTTCGGTCACATCACCGAGCAGAACGTCAACAAGCGGATGGCCATTGTCCTTGATAACGTTGTGCGCTCAGCGCCTGTTATTCGTGAGAAAATTCTTGGTGGCTCGGCACAGATCTCCGGCAGCTTCAGTCACGAAGAGGCATCAGATCTGGCAATCGTGCTCAGAGTTGGCGCCCTGCCGGCTCCTGTTGACATTATCCAGAACATGACCGTTGGCGCAACACTTGGTCAGGACTCCATCCAAAGGGGCCTGAGTTCCGGTGTTTTCGGGGCGATACTCGTCTTGACCTTTATGTTCATCTACTACAGGCTCTCCGGTATTATTGCCAACTTCGCCCTGACCCTGAACATATTGCTTCTCTTCACCGGTCTGGCCATTTTGAATGCCACACTTACCCTTCCTGGTATCGCCGGTATCGTCCTCTCCATCGGTATGGCCGTTGACGCGAATGTACTTATTTTTGAACGAATGCGGGAAGAGTATGCGCTAGGAAAATCGGTGCGCTCGAGTGTCGACTCCGGTTTCGGCAAAGCATTCTGGACCATTGTCGACTCCCAGGTCACCACACTTATTACCGCAACTGCACTGTTTCTCTTCGGCACCGGCCCGATTAAAGGTTTTGCCGTTACCCTCTCTCTGGGTATTATTTTCAACCTTTTCACCGCTCTGTTCTTCTCCCGCCTGCTCTTTGACACCTTCAATTCTGGCAAGCCAATGAAGAAACTGCGCTTCATGCAGTTCACCAAGAAGCCGAACCTCGACTTCATGAGCCTACGCAAATTCACCTATGTCGGCTCCGGCATAATGGTTTGTATTGGCCTTTTCGCATTCATGCAGATCGCTCGTGGCACTGCCAACCTTGGCGTTGACTTCTCCGGTGGCTCCCTGCTCCAGTATCAGGCAAGCCAGAACTTCACAATGAGTGAAGTTCGTTCAGCTTTTGACGGCAGTAACCTCGAAGGTTTTAACCTGCAGGAGGTTGAAAACGAGAACCGTCTGATCGTCAAAATAAAGCAGGATGAAGCAACCGTCGCCAATCTCGCTGAAAGTGTTGACGTCATCTTGCATGAGAACCTTGCAGATAAAGGCTTTGTCCTCGAAAGCCAGTCTGAAATCGGCTCTTCCGTCTCTGCTGCGCTACGTAATAAGGCTATCCAGGCTATCCTGATTTCCCTTGTCGGTGTTATCTTCTACCTGGCAATGCGCTTTGACATCCGTTTTGGTCTGGCCGCAGCGGCAGCTACAGCCCATGACGTGCTGGTGGTGCTTGCAATTTGTTACCTGTTGAATGTGGAAATCACGCTGCTTATCGTAACAGCCTTACTCACTATCGCTGGTTATTCACTCAACGACTCCGTTGTTGTCTTCGACCGCATACGTGAGAACCTGAAGAAGGCCAGTGAGGATAAGCTTATCCCCATTATCAACATGAGCGTTAATGAGGTAATCAGTAGAACAATCGTTACTTCGCTTACTTCGGCTATGGTATTGGCGGCCCTGTTCGTACTTGGCGGTTCCGTAATCCATGACTTCTCGTTCGCACTGCTTACAGGTGTACTTGTCGGTACCTATTCCTCGATTTTTATCGCGAGTCCGCTGCTGACACTTTGGAAACGCGAACAGTAA
- a CDS encoding YkgJ family cysteine cluster protein — translation MSRPQFPEAVYRLKSDEPFNFACHPGVPCFTDCCKMLELALTPYDVLRMRRGTGLTSQQLHDQYIIEERGEQDMFPKYYLTMIDDGQASCAFVDKEKGCAIYSHRPGACRAYPLGRAAVRTRSGELHQHFVLMKESHCKGFAESVEQTPEKYSQDQDLVSYNRFNDAIATLIQHDKIRQGLFMPNDEQLRLYTLALYNIDVFRAQVHAGTLNIGEVPSSVLDNDEELLLFAIDWLKDLYFQS, via the coding sequence ATGTCACGACCACAATTCCCTGAGGCGGTTTACCGCCTCAAGTCAGACGAGCCTTTCAACTTTGCCTGCCACCCTGGTGTGCCATGCTTCACCGACTGCTGCAAAATGCTTGAGCTTGCACTGACACCATATGACGTACTGCGAATGCGCCGGGGTACCGGTTTAACCTCCCAGCAGTTACACGACCAGTACATCATTGAGGAGCGCGGGGAGCAAGACATGTTCCCCAAATATTACCTGACCATGATAGATGATGGGCAGGCAAGTTGTGCCTTCGTTGACAAGGAAAAGGGCTGTGCGATCTATTCGCACCGCCCTGGGGCCTGCCGGGCATACCCGCTCGGCAGAGCAGCCGTTCGGACTCGAAGCGGTGAACTTCATCAACATTTTGTGCTGATGAAAGAGTCTCATTGTAAAGGGTTTGCTGAATCTGTGGAACAGACTCCTGAGAAGTACTCACAGGATCAGGATCTGGTCTCTTATAATCGGTTCAATGACGCCATCGCCACCCTGATCCAGCACGATAAAATCAGGCAGGGCCTGTTTATGCCTAATGATGAGCAACTCAGGCTTTACACCCTGGCTCTGTACAATATTGACGTATTCAGGGCCCAGGTTCACGCCGGTACACTAAATATTGGCGAAGTACCTTCTTCTGTTTTAGATAATGATGAAGAGTTATTGCTTTTTGCCATCGACTGGCTGAAAGATCTGTATTTTCAATCTTAG